Below is a window of Defluviimonas sp. SAOS-178_SWC DNA.
CGATCTTTCCGTGGTGAAGCATATTTCCGACCGGGTGATGGTGCTCTATCTCGGCCGGACGATGGAGGTGGCGGCGGGCGGCAATCTCTATTCCGAACCACAGCACCCCTATACCCAAGCACTCCTCTCCGCGGTCCCGATCCCCGACCCCGTGGCGGAACGGACGAAGGCGATGATCCCGCTCGAGGGCGACCTGCCCTCGCCGCTCAACCCGCCGTCGGGCTGTGTCTTCCGCACCCGCTGCCCCCGTGCCGAGGCACGCTGCGCCGAAAAGGTTCCGGAACTGACGATGGGCGCGCATGGTGTCGCCTGCCATTTCCCCGGGCCTCTGGCGAATGTGCGGAAAGTGGCGGAGCAGGCTTGACGACCCGGCCCCGAGGGCAGCACGTGCGCGACGTCGCCGTCCTCAGGAAGCCGAAAGGATCGGGGCGCGCGTCGCCATCCGTCGCTGCGCCGGGCCGTTGCGACGAAGGCCGGGCCCGGACTTCAGCCCCTGACCACCCGCTGGGTCTGGACGCCCAGCCCCTCGACCGAGAGCCGCATCACTTCACCGCCCTTCAGGTAGACGGGCGGTTTTTGTCCCATGCCGACGCCCGGCGGCGTTCCGGTGGAAATCACGTCGCCCGGCTGCAGGGACATGAAGCGGCTGACGTAAGAGACGAGATGCGGCACCTTGTAGACCATCGTCGCGGTCGAGCCGTTCTGGTAGCGGTGCCCGTCGACCTCGAGCCACATATTCAACGCGTCGATGTCGCCCGCCTCGTCCGGCGTCACCAGCCAGGGGCCGATCGGACCGAACGTGTCGCAGCCCTTGCCCTTGTCCCAGGTGCCCGCCCGATCGATCTGGTATTCGCGTTCCGAGACATCGTTGATCACGCAATAACCCGCGACATGAGCAAGCGCGTCAGCCTCCTCGATATACTTGCCGCCCTTGCCGATGACGACGCCGAGTTCCACCTCCCAGTCGGTCTTGACGGAACCGCGCGGGATCTCGACATCGTCGTCGGGACCCGAGATCGCCGAGGTCCACTTGTTGAAGATCACCGGCTCCGGCGGCACCGGCAACCCGGATTCGGCAGCATGGTCGGCATAATTGAGGCCGATGCCGATGAACTTTCCGATCCGGCCGACGCAGGGGCCGAGCCGCAGATCCTCCTGCGGGGTTCCGGGAACCAGCGGCAAGTTCTCCGCATCCGTAGCGGCGAGCCGTGCCAGCGCCTCGGGCAGAAGCGCCGCACCGGCGATATCCGGGACGATCCCCGAAAGGTCGCGCACCCGCCCGGACGCGTCGAGCAGTCCGGGTTTTTCCTGACCTGCCGGCCCGTAGCGAAGAAGTTTCATTCGTCGACCTCCCATTCCGATTTCCGCCGCAGGCTGGCGGCAGGACCCGCCGGGGTCAAGCGTCGATCGCCGGCGGTCATCGGGGGCGATTATCCTTGACTCGGAATTTGACCAAGCGGTTAATCGGCGCACGACGATCCCGGTCCGGCAAGGGCCGGGACGAACAGAAAACACCACCGACAGCGGAGACTTCAGGAATGCTACACAGTCGCACACTACTGGCGGCCACGGTCGCGGCCTTCACGCTCTTCAGTGCGCCGGTGCGGGCCGAAACGCCCGCCGACACGCTGATCCAGGCCTGGGCCATCGACGACATCATCTCGCTCGACCCGGCCGAGATCTTCGAATTCACGGCCTCGGAGATCGCCGGCAACTCCTACGAGGGCCTGATCGGCTACGATCCGGCGGACGTGACCAAGATCTACGGCAAGATCGCCGAAAGCTGGGAAGTCGCGGCCGACGGCATGTCGATCAGCTTCAAGATCAAGCCGGGCCGCACCTTCGCCAGCGGCAACCCGATCACGGCCGAGGACGTGGTCTTTTCGCTGACCCGGGCGGTCAAGCTCGACAAGTCGCCGGCCTTCATCCTGACCCAGTTCGGCCTGAACGCCGAGAATGTCGACCAGATGGTCGTGCAGGAAGGCGATGACACCGTCGTCTTCAAGATGGACAAGCCCTACGCGCCGACGCTGGTGCTTTACTGCCTGACCGCCACGGTGGGCTTCGTCGTCGACAAGAAACTGGTCATGGAGCACGAGGCCAACGGCGATTTCGGCTATGAATGGCTGAAGACCAACTATGCCGGCTCCGGCCCCTTCACGATCCGCGAATGGCGCGCCAACGAAGCCGTCGTGATGGAGCGGAACGCGAACTATTCGGGTGACGCCCCGCCGATGGCCCGCGTCATCTACCGCCACATCCCCGAAGGCGCGACCCAGCGGCTTCTGCTGGAACAGGGCGACGTCGATATCGCCCGCTCCCTCACCGCCGAGGAAATCGACGCCGTCCGCGCCAATCCGGATCTCAAGATCCAGGAAGGCCCGAAGGGCTCGATCTACTATCTCGGCCTCAACCAGAAGAACGAGTATCTCTCCAAGCCTGAAGTGCGCCAGGCGATGAAGTACCTCGTCGA
It encodes the following:
- a CDS encoding fumarylacetoacetate hydrolase family protein, producing MKLLRYGPAGQEKPGLLDASGRVRDLSGIVPDIAGAALLPEALARLAATDAENLPLVPGTPQEDLRLGPCVGRIGKFIGIGLNYADHAAESGLPVPPEPVIFNKWTSAISGPDDDVEIPRGSVKTDWEVELGVVIGKGGKYIEEADALAHVAGYCVINDVSEREYQIDRAGTWDKGKGCDTFGPIGPWLVTPDEAGDIDALNMWLEVDGHRYQNGSTATMVYKVPHLVSYVSRFMSLQPGDVISTGTPPGVGMGQKPPVYLKGGEVMRLSVEGLGVQTQRVVRG
- a CDS encoding ABC transporter substrate-binding protein; its protein translation is MLHSRTLLAATVAAFTLFSAPVRAETPADTLIQAWAIDDIISLDPAEIFEFTASEIAGNSYEGLIGYDPADVTKIYGKIAESWEVAADGMSISFKIKPGRTFASGNPITAEDVVFSLTRAVKLDKSPAFILTQFGLNAENVDQMVVQEGDDTVVFKMDKPYAPTLVLYCLTATVGFVVDKKLVMEHEANGDFGYEWLKTNYAGSGPFTIREWRANEAVVMERNANYSGDAPPMARVIYRHIPEGATQRLLLEQGDVDIARSLTAEEIDAVRANPDLKIQEGPKGSIYYLGLNQKNEYLSKPEVRQAMKYLVDYQAIADTIMKGKVTVHQAFLPEGFLGALNDNPFSLDVAKAKELLAAAGVPDGFSVTMDTRNTPEITGIAQAIQQTMAEAGIQMELIPGDGQQTLTKYRARNHDIYIGRWGPDYQDPHTNADTFARNPDNSDDAASKPLAWRNAWDIPDMTAKADAAVLEGDAAKRAEMYIEIQKEHQQTSPFVIMFQEIEVSAMRNNVNGFIVGPSFNDNNYAHVTK